ccccatccccatcccacgTACCATCTCATTGTAAGTGGGGTTGCAGGTTTTCCGGGCCactttggttttcctcttggttgttttttgggggtcAGGCAGCAGGTAGGTCTTGACGTAGGGGTCAGGGTCATTGCCATCCTGCAAcggtggctgtggggcagagcagggggtgcCCTGTGAGTGCAGCGGTGGGGCAgacccccatccctgctgccaccaggcACCGTGCACCTACCAGCCCCCTGATGTGCATCACCATGATGAAGAGCTTGTTGTTCTTGTAGGAGATGGAGAGCTTCACCTCCCCACCGACCTTCCCTAGGGGCCGGGCCCATGTGGCGTctggaagagaggagaggagggggcacAGGTGGGACAGGAGCCCCCCGCCATCACCCCTCACGGTGCCGAATGGCTGCCAGcgctgccaccagccctgctaCCTGCTGGCTTTGGGGTCGGGTTTGTGCCAGCCGCCTTCTCGtcccgtggcagggggtggaaGAAGGTGTAGATGAGGTCACACTGCGGGGCGAGGAGGTGACGTTAGTGGTGATGGAGGTGACCACGTCCTCCACCTTTCGGGACCGGTGCACAGTGCACGTGGCAATGGCTTACGCACACGGTGCATGCGCCGATGCTTCACGTGGTGCATTGGCCACCAAGCACCTTCCCACCTCACCGGCAACCCTGGCATTGTCCCCATCTCTCAAGAGGCAGCagcccccatcccaccctgctgGGACGCCCCCCCCAGCTCCACACCTCTGCCACCTCGGGCGCAGCATGGATAAGGTGCCAGATGTAGCCGTTCAACTCCTCCTTGCGCCGTTCAGCCACCGCTTCGCCCCGTGACCGTCCGATGACAAACCTGCTGGGGAAGCTGTGGGGACGGATGCTCAGCAAAGCCCAGGGGGCGGTGGGGAGCCCCAGGGGTCTGTGAGGGTCTGCAGGGGTACCTGGGCAGCagtgaggaggggaagaggaggcgCAGCTTGTTGTGCAGCTCCTGGAACTCCTCGAAGGTGCGCTGCACGAAGGTCACCTCTCCTGGGCTCTCCCGCTGCACCTTCACCACGTAGGTCTGCAGAgagatgggctgtggcatggggatggggaccctggggtgccccGAGCACAGACGGGGCTGGGAACTTGAGAAATGCTTGAGCTGTCACTTTGCCTGTCCCCAACTGTCCCCACTCACGTAGCCCTTGCTGGGGTTGAAGACCCTCTCGTGGCGGCAGAGGAAGATGTCGCGGATCCGGCCGGACGTCTTGATGGTGTGCGTGCGGGGAGCGAAGGAGAGGGTCGGCCGCGTGTCGGAACCTGTGAACTTCATCTGCGCCAGGTTGTGGATGAAGAAGTTGAGCTTGGTGGCCACACTGCCCAGGCTGGACTCGATCAACCTGCAATGAGGCCACCACGTGCTCAGCACAGAGAAGCTCGTCAGTGTGCTGAGCTGGAGCTGGTGCCTCCATCCGGGGGCTCCCTCCAtcctctcctgccccaccaGACACCCGTGTCCTCTACCTGGTGAAGTAGGTGGTGGCATCAGCATCAGAGTCCTGTGGCCTCAGGGCATCGTAGACATACTTGAGGTCCTCCAGGTCAGAGAGCTCAGGGATGCCACAGGACAGCATCTGGGAGGCAAGGCAGGGGGTGAGGGCAGGTGGTGGCAGGAGGACCCCTCTGCCATGCCTGGGGGGGTGGGCGTGTGGCCCCCCGGCTCTCACCAGCCCTAGCAGGTTGAGGAAGAGGTGGGTGTGCTTGCGGATCAGGTTGTAGGCCTGGCAGCACAGGTCAACGAAGTCGTGGAAGCGGCTGGAGGGCTTGTCCCCCCCGTTGATGACGTACGCCATGTCCGAAGTGAAGACGAACGGTGCCCGGTCCCTGCATCGGGGAGGGAGGGACAGAAAGTGAGCGCAGCCAGGGGTCACCCACCCCTGGGATGAGAAGAGGGGCTTCACCCACAAAATCACCCCACAGGGATGAGCCCGAGCAAGGGGGAAGGAGATGCCGAGGGTATTTCTCACCTCTTGATGTTGCCAAACATCTGTGCGTGGCCCAGGAACCTGCCAAAGTCAATGTGGAACATGTGGCCGGTGGTCTTGAGCATGATGTTGTCATTGTGCCGGTCGCAGATCCCCAGCACGTAGGTGGCCACACAGCAGCCGGCGCACGAGTAGATGAAGTTTTCCACggcctgggaggagggagggagggagggaaggagcaactGGGTGTGGAGAAAGGCTGGACACACTGCGAAGCGAAGGGTCTCATCCTTCGGGGGTGCATGAGGAGCGGGGACCCTGCCAGGCTCCTCCTCACCTTCTCATACTCATCCTCCTCGGGGTTGTGTTTCTGCAGCCAGTCTGCCAGCGGCCGGTCTTTGAAGGAGCCCGTCACACCATGTTCCACCTGGATTTTGCGTAGGGTCTCGGCGTTGGGGATCATCTCCACCATGCCTGGCAGCCGAGACAGCAGGGTGAGACCCATCCATCCCACCTGGGGGGCACCGAGACCCCAGCCCCCCCTTGCCACCAACCCAGCCGCTCCCCAGCCATCACCGTTGAGTGACAGCCTGCAAAGCCACGTTCCTACAGACGGGCTGGTGGGACCAGACCCGAAGGTGGATCACAGCTACCCACAGCAGCTCTTCTCTAGCAGAGCCTCAGGACCTCCCATGCCGTCACCAGCCTGAGAGCATCGTGACCTGGGCCTCGATGCCACCGGGGGACGGCCCGATACTGGGTTACCTCGTCCGCGGCCGGTGGAGAAGCAGCGGAAGATGACCATGCGCATGTCCAGCCCCTCCTGCACCCAGATCTTGTTCATGATCCGGATCATCTGCAGCGTCAGCATGTCCTGCCGCAGGTCGTCACCACACTGCGAGAAGGAAGAGCCATCAgagccggggggcagcgggggcaaAGCTGAGCCAGCCCCACAGGGGTCGGGGCAGCCGTGCTGGGGTTTAGACACTGCTGGGAGGACGAGCTCACCTTGAAGATGACTCGGATGTTTTCCCCAAGAGGATCAACATTCTGGAAGGAGAGCTTCAAGGGGACGGCGTTGGAGTTGAAATAGGAGCAGTCCTGCCatggggaggaaggggcagcCCATCAGGGTGAGCTGGCTGCGGGCAGAGGAGACCCCCCGACACCCCCAGCTCCGGCACTCACCCGGGGCACGATCCCcttcaccagcaggctggggcttAGTGGCAGCCGGCATGACCCGTTTGCTTTGAAGAACTGCTTCACATCCTCCAGCCCCTCACGGAGGATGCcctgtggggtggggaggggatgggatggggggcTCAGACACAGCCTGGCACCCCCTTGCACCCCCTCCCACCACTCCAGCACCCACCTGGCGTGCGGATGGGGCAGCATCCCGCACTTGCTGGGCCAGCCTGGCCAGCGTGTTGACGAGCAGGCACTGCCGGTCAAACTCCTCCCGCAGCCCCTTCccgcagcagcagagcaaagctgcCAGCAGGTACTGGTAGCGGATGCTGAACTGGGAGTCCTTGAGGCCATCCTTCAGCAGCCTGCTTGGAGCAGGGACACACGGGGTCAGGCGAGCCCCAGGGTCCCCCCTGCCGCTCCCAGCCCCCCCTCAAACCCACCAGAAGAAGTAGTGGGTGATCTTCAGGTCGCAGATCGCTCGCTTCAAGAGGAAGCGCACCAGTGGGCTGTCCAGGTAGCACTCATACTTCAGGGCCTGGAGAGGGGACAGGTTTGGGGCACAGTAGGATGGGGATGCACCCCCTGCCACGTCCCGGTCCTGGTACGCACCCCATGCCACATCCCAGTCCCACCACACACCTGAACCAGCTGGGGCAGGTAGTCCAGCAGCTCGGTGTCGGAGATGGAGTCGATCCACTGCACGGCTGTCCTCCTCACCTCCTGGTCCGGGAACCTGCAGCCGGGACAGGCATCAGGGGGCCAGCATCCTCAGCATCCCCCCTGCCAttgccactgctgccttctccctgcctgcgcggggagggcagcagtgccagagcACACATTCCTGCGGCACCCGCAGCCCTGCGGCACCCGCTGCCCGCTGGCACCCGCAGCCCACCAGTGGCTTACGTGGCATGCAGGAGCCCCAGGGCATCCTGGTGACTCATGCAGGTCCACTGGCTGAGCAGGGCGTAGATGTCCGGCAGGCAGGCCCACTCCCAGCTGGGCGCACTGGCCAGCAGCATGGGCAGGGAGCCGGGTGCTGCATGGCAGTAGTAGCGCTTCTCCCACAGCTGCTTGCGGTCGGCATCCATCAGCCTACGGCAccagggggacagggagcaCGGCTCAGGGGCAAGGGAGGGGATGGCATGGAtgggatggggctggcaggctggggaCCGCGCATCCCTCCGCCCCTACCGCGCACGGTGCGTAGGACACTGATAAACCCCTCGAGtcccccctgctgccccaccacagacctgcCCATCGAAAAGAATGGATGGAGAGCAGGatcctgcctgcatccctgccagcAGACAGGTCTGCGTggtgctgcaggatgctggggGCTCCCTGCCATCCCCACACTGTACCCTGTCCCCCAGGGGACAGCCAGGACCCCAGCACCCATGCACAGGGGTgactgagctgctgcagggatggccCCCTGTCTGGGGACCCCCaagccagccaggctggctgtgcaCCCCGGGCATTTTTTGCAAGGAGCGTCAGCACCGCCCTGCGCAGCAGATCCCGGCACAGCTGCCGACACTTGATCCTCCCGTTTATAGCCAGCGCTGGAGGACCACGGGTGCCAGGCTGGATGAGGGGCTGGGCAGTTTTCCCCGCTGAGGGGGACATGGCTGGAGAGACCCTCCCCAGAGAGGGGTcgctggggagggcagagcgCAGGACTGGcgacaggcagctgcagcaggcagctctgtcAAATGCCAGGCTCCAGCCTCGTGCCCAGCCTCCAAGGCAGGGTTAGACCCTCAGATACCCGCTGTGCATGCcgggggcagtgctgggggtcTACCAGCAGACCCCCCCTGGCAGAGTGATGCCATTCCTGCCCCAGGTCGCTTACCAGTAGAGCGATTTCTTTTGCATCGCCTCCCGCAGCTTGCGCTGGTCCTCCTCCCCCAGGCTGCCGAACTCGTACCTGGGGCTGAACTCGGCTGCCGGTGGGCTGGTGAACTTCACCTCGAAGGTGGAGGTGGGGAAGTCGAtctggggcagaggcagagggtGAGCAGGGGGGCTCGGTGCGAGTGTGTCCCCCTGGACCCCCCCACGGCCAGAACGTACCTGCAGGATGACACTGTCGGGCTGGTTGAAGTTAGGGGCACTTGACCTGGCTCTGGAGTTGTCCTGGGTCGCCGGCCACAAGCCCAGGAGCTTTCGCCCGCAGGTCAGGAccctggaggagaaggaggggtgACAGCCTGACACCGGGTGCCactctgctggggcaggagggtggcACCACTGCAGTGATGCTGTCCCCACGCTGAGCTGAGGTTGTGGGGACCCTCCTGCCCTACCCCGGGggtgccagcacagcccctcgCCATGCCTGTCGCCATGGGATGCCCCACGTACTGCCTGAAGTTGAAGAGAGGGGTGGTCACCCAGCCCAGGGCCTCAGGAACCCGCCGCTGCTTGTTGGCGTCGGAGGAGCTCCCTGGGGGTGGGATGGGCACGGCAAAGAGCGTGACACTGAGCAGCGTCTCCCGTGGCAGACGGTTCACCTGGACAGGGAAGCAGATCCTGCAAGAGAGCAGCCGGTGGCTCAGCCGTGTGGGGGACGGGCGCTGGCAGCACCCCGTGGCACCAGCCAGCCCTCTGCCTTGGGATACCAAGCGTGCCCCAGGAGAGCCCAGCCCAACAGACGCCtttgctgctggcactgggggTGCCATGCGCCCCCCCGGCATGGGCTGGAGGTCCCATGGCACGGGCAGACACCCCGGAGGGGACAGCAGAGTTTGGGGAGAACCAGCTCGCATACCTCGGTCGTCTCCCGGCACCGGGGAGCCCCGCTGCTCTCTGTCCCAGGAAGGTGACCGCGGGGCAGGAGGGCCACCATGGAGGGCCCCCACCACACGCTGACCTCGTCCCACGGCCAGGGGAGGCTGCGTGGGACCCTGGGACTGAGGCTCCTCTCCGATACTCCCAGGGAGCCCAGGGTGGCAGCTACATCCCGCCCGTGGGTGGGCACGGGAAGGGGATTGCCCCACGGAGGGGACCGGCACCACTCTGCTCCCCGCTGTCCCGCTGGCTGCTCGGTGCCTGTCCTTGGGGGGCACCGGCACCTTCTAAAATTATCCtgtccctccccacctccctgggctgctgtgAATGCCAGGCGTGGTGAGGGCtcagcacagcctccctgcctgctcccagggctATTTCTGGAGCAGATCCCCTTTCCCGGGTGTAAACACGCAGCTccagggagggcagagctggcGCCGGTGCCGGTGCTATTCCCAGGGATGACACAAGAGCTTCCGACACCCCAAAACTGGGGAGAGGCGCcgagaggagctgctggagcagggaaggaggaggaggaggaggaggaaggcactGTGGCTGGGTACGGCACTGGGACCCCCCCCCTACCCCACGGCCAGGGTGCTGCCTTACTGCTGGTCCCATATGATGAGGTGGAAGAGGTATTTGTAGACGTGGGCCTTCCTGGTGAGCTGGGGGCTGCACAGCTCCTTGCCGCCATGGCTGAGGGAGCAGGAGAGGTAGAAATCTTCGTAGCTGCAAGGGGAACAGAGGGAGCTGCGAgttgggggcagggggccgctttgcctggggcaggggagccggCACCCAGGGGTTCACCCCACCGTGGGGCAAATCCTGCACCAGCGGGGTGGGGAGGATGGAGGTGCTGACCCTCCCTCCGCGttttccccaggctgggctTGGGAAGGGGGCCCGGGAACCCCCATCCCCATATGCCACCGTGCATACCATCAcacagggggctgctggggggggccCTGCCATGTGGCAGGTGCCGAGCGAGAATccggggagggctgcagggcgCTGGAGGTCAGGGGATGCCGGCATTTCCCAGGCTACCCGCTTTGTTCGGAGCCAGTCACCAAGGGGAATACATTAAGGACAGGACAAAGGCGAGGGGTCCCCGGCGGGGCGGCTGCTGCTGGCGCCACTGCCTCACACGCCCTCCCCGCGgtgggctcctgctgcccgcCCGGACCCCCGCCATCCCCCCGCGTGGGGCTGAAAGCGGGTACGGGCACCAAGGCACCTAACAAAGGAGCACGCTGCTGATGTGGGGCgagggcagcccagccctgctgcaccgGGGCCATCTGTCACATCCCCCGGGTGGCGGCGAGCCCGTGAGtgatgctgcagccctggggatCCGTGGGGTTGGGATGGGAGCGCGTGgcagagcccgtcccacccAGAAGCTCCAGCATCAGCTGGCTGCGAGCATCCCTCACCACCCCATGAGCGCCAGCAGCCCCATATCCCTGCCCTTGAGGTGGGTTTGCTTTTATTCCCTCCACACCTGCTGAATATTTGGGACAATGGGACACTCctcagctgcccagggagggacACCCCTGCTAACGGGGTGTTTAAGGCAAGTGTGAGCCCCAGGACAGGCACGCAGAGCCAGGTCCAGGCGGCTGCCCTTACCTGGCAGCCCAGGTGATGGGGATGCGGTGGGTGGCATAGACGGTGAAGGAGAGCGGGCAGGAGAGCAGGCGAGCCTCCTGCGCCACGCCGTGCTCCCGGCTCCCGTGCACGGCTGTCTGGAAGTCGGCGTTGAAGGTGCTGCAGTAGAGCTCAACCAGGTTGAGGATGGCAGCTGTCAGGCCCTCCACGATCCTCTCTGAAGGGGAGGTGGGAGAGAGGTGAGACGGGGCGGCTgctggccccgctgcccccgccaTGGCATCCCTCTGGGCTGGGGTCGTGATGCTGGAGGGACCCTGGGGCCAGACCGTGGGCAGGTCCCCCCTGGGACAAAGAGGGTCAGAGGGAGAGTTTCAGGCTTCCCATTTTGCTGAGCTCGTGGGGAGGAACAACAGCCTCCAGAAACCCTCTTTTCTTAAGCAGAATagtttcaaacacatttttggcCTTAATAATTAAGGGGGAAGGGTTTGAAGATTAAAAGCACCAAGAACTGGAGCCcagaaggggaggaggagaacagAAATACCTCGATTTTCCCTCTTGGCCAGAACATTTGGATcctgttgaggaaaaaaaaaaaaacaacaaaaaaacagtaaaaaaaagaaaccaccagAGCAACATCAGAATCAGCCCCGCGGTGTCGGCGGGCAGCAGCTCGCCAAGCCAGCCGCTTTACGTAACCGGCCCGGGATGCTTGGCTGCCGGAGCAGGCAGCAcggccaggcagctgcctgcttccCGCTATTGAGGAATTTTCCACGTGGTAcggtgggaggaaggagggaaagaagtCAGATAGGAAAACCCGCTTCCCCTCTGCATCTCCCGGTCGAGccgcccagccccagcaccccgcaGGGACCAGCCCCCCAGCGCCCATCGCTCACCTTCTGGATTTTGGGCTGCATGCGGGAAGGACAGGGCGGCATCTGGTTGAGGGCTGCCGTGATCTCCTGGGACTCGACAGCAGCCAGGGCGTTGCAGATGGCCATGACTGACTGGATCACCCGTTCTGCCTTCAGTGGGAAGTCTCcctggaaggaagaggggggCTGATGCAGGACCCCCAGCCAACCGAggaggcaggggctgctccctgcagcccgCACGCCATGCACTGGGAGGTGCACCagcctgtgcctcagtttcccctaTTTTCATGGCCTTCTCCCTCCTCTGATGCACCCTTAGAGCCCCATAACGAAAGGGGGAAAGACCCTGCagcaaatcatagaatcatttaggttggaaaagacctttgatatcatcaagtccaattgttaacccaggactgccaagctcaccactaaaccacatccctaagcacgACATCTACAAGTTTTTTGAACACTCatagggatggtgattccaccacgcccctgggcagcctgttccaatgcttgacaaccctttcagtgaagaaatttttcctaaaatgagGCAAATGCCCCCTTCCATCCCTGGTGCTCACCTCGGCTGCTAGGAAAGCATCCACCTCGTTGTGGAAGGTGTcgaagagaagactcagggcCTGCCTAAGGGACAGacagcagagctcagccctGGCCAGGAGGGCACCTGGCGCGGGGAGCAGTCCTGCCACGTCCCCCCTACCTGCTGATGGTCTGCTTGATGGGTCTTTCCTGCAGATGGATGTAGTGGTTGAGCGTAGAGGGGCTCTGGTCATCGTTTGCCTGGAGATGGAGAGATGTTGTGCCACAGCTTGGCCACACGCGGGTGATCCCACCACAGGGAGATGGCACGGACACCCCCGTGCTGTCCCCACACCCAGGCACCCACCGTCCGGGCCAGGTCGCTGCGCACCCCCTTCCTCTTCATCAGCTGCAGGCGGATATCGATGTCGAatttcctgcagtgctggatgTACTCGTGGCTGCCCAGCGCGTGcttgctgcagggacagagacCACACGCTGAGCCCGCAGCCCCTCTCGATCACATATGACACCCCAAAATTCAACCCAGGATGCCCCATGCCAACGCCCTGCGGCCAGGCGGTGTCGGCTGGGGCTCTGCCATGGCTGCCTCGCCTGCAAATGGACCTTTGTGGCACCCGGGTGCTTGCACTGAAGAATAGGTTAttgttttccctccctcccctgtgCCCTCCAAAAAGCCGTGCCCGGCCCAGCCAGCGCCGACGGAGCCAGGAGCGGGTGTGGAGGAGCCCATTGTGCCAGGACCTGCCCAGCGGTGcgtgggaagcagagctggacCAGAGGAGCCAGAGGATgctccagctggcagcaggaccGGGGCAagccctggagcagggagggacTGCCTGGTCCCAGCACCCCCACCGGCACGGGACCCCCCCCAGAACGGGACCCGCTCAGCTTGCCATCCGCTTTCTTTGCCGGCTACGGGGGAGAATGAGCCAATTCAGCCCTTGCCAGCGCGGCAGAGCCACGGGCA
The window above is part of the Falco cherrug isolate bFalChe1 chromosome 16, bFalChe1.pri, whole genome shotgun sequence genome. Proteins encoded here:
- the PIK3C2B gene encoding phosphatidylinositol 4-phosphate 3-kinase C2 domain-containing subunit beta, yielding MSATRGNGEHWKSLESVGISRKELALAEALQMEYDALSRLRQDKEESRAKQRGDQPLISWDDPAERNGCASIKAARGLSGSDPTLSYNIPVAPEGPLAPGGPPGPNPLRLDPQPWLKGPLAGDYLYIFEGSGGDFLGEPLNGTSPHDGGGGSPKKLSPPPLPPRHPLWSSPEGSQHSGKGSPPSSKGPQPRDINMFSAAHERAHGKLLGRRISEEDPYGIADYSGINDAITCLNLKSTYESEVLREASRGWKEGRSIFEKESSGKPVARSKTMPPQVPPRTYVSRFGNRKNLAPNKNRRISVDPVAPRPHSFANGYELFEVSEERDEEVAAFCHMLDVLRSGYSTTDYSLTGLVWSAVNLSPEQLGHGISLKVTVVCDSLREPLTFTCDCSSTVDLLIYQALCYTHDELHAVDVEDFVLKICGLEEFLQNKHALGSHEYIQHCRKFDIDIRLQLMKRKGVRSDLARTANDDQSPSTLNHYIHLQERPIKQTISRQALSLLFDTFHNEVDAFLAAEGDFPLKAERVIQSVMAICNALAAVESQEITAALNQMPPCPSRMQPKIQKDPNVLAKRENRERIVEGLTAAILNLVELYCSTFNADFQTAVHGSREHGVAQEARLLSCPLSFTVYATHRIPITWAASYEDFYLSCSLSHGGKELCSPQLTRKAHVYKYLFHLIIWDQQICFPVQVNRLPRETLLSVTLFAVPIPPPGSSSDANKQRRVPEALGWVTTPLFNFRQVLTCGRKLLGLWPATQDNSRARSSAPNFNQPDSVILQIDFPTSTFEVKFTSPPAAEFSPRYEFGSLGEEDQRKLREAMQKKSLYWLMDADRKQLWEKRYYCHAAPGSLPMLLASAPSWEWACLPDIYALLSQWTCMSHQDALGLLHATFPDQEVRRTAVQWIDSISDTELLDYLPQLVQALKYECYLDSPLVRFLLKRAICDLKITHYFFWLLKDGLKDSQFSIRYQYLLAALLCCCGKGLREEFDRQCLLVNTLARLAQQVRDAAPSARQGILREGLEDVKQFFKANGSCRLPLSPSLLVKGIVPRDCSYFNSNAVPLKLSFQNVDPLGENIRVIFKCGDDLRQDMLTLQMIRIMNKIWVQEGLDMRMVIFRCFSTGRGRGMVEMIPNAETLRKIQVEHGVTGSFKDRPLADWLQKHNPEEDEYEKAVENFIYSCAGCCVATYVLGICDRHNDNIMLKTTGHMFHIDFGRFLGHAQMFGNIKRDRAPFVFTSDMAYVINGGDKPSSRFHDFVDLCCQAYNLIRKHTHLFLNLLGLMLSCGIPELSDLEDLKYVYDALRPQDSDADATTYFTRLIESSLGSVATKLNFFIHNLAQMKFTGSDTRPTLSFAPRTHTIKTSGRIRDIFLCRHERVFNPSKGYTYVVKVQRESPGEVTFVQRTFEEFQELHNKLRLLFPSSLLPSFPSRFVIGRSRGEAVAERRKEELNGYIWHLIHAAPEVAECDLIYTFFHPLPRDEKAAGTNPTPKPADATWARPLGKVGGEVKLSISYKNNKLFIMVMHIRGLPPLQDGNDPDPYVKTYLLPDPQKTTKRKTKVARKTCNPTYNEMLVYDGIPRGDLQQRELRLSVLSEEGFWENILLGEVGIRLRDLDLAQENMGWFALGSRGHGTL